The following are encoded together in the Parambassis ranga chromosome 20, fParRan2.1, whole genome shotgun sequence genome:
- the amer2 gene encoding APC membrane recruitment protein 2, which translates to MEVQSECVEPPVAPQCDPQPTGKINKAAFKLFGKRRTGSGMASFFSFRNKGATNSGNNGNSDNGNSLNGNSSAASVELVRSKTHDGLTSSNNDADGQRGEGLGGLEAGPVRSLSKSLSFFSLLRRGSFRSSENGGAGLVRRGRGLKGFFSSMRWRRKEKTNEEAEDVEGKKEKDGDNAESDKVKDITLTLEPPPHHHQEDCGNAEAASNLQAPETPTTSVTMTPPHCVAMSGLSGEPDSPFPYTPTDSPLHPAIQKAKASISSLTPSLATPPLDRCSTGDPPSEPSVDRLCSLLFTDVTSLKSFDSLTGCGDIIADADEEGPAGNGGSGTSSSSSGGGGGSVGASIGRAVGITSRGSPTKPPVPSQPMFSPTSASASLPARTRAPPPPQQHPAGSGVVAYMGGGEEMASPEGVDDADMQGLWHMLPSTGDNSPALPRSHQPSSNAPTSTYPPRATPASSHHPLASRSSDKKVPQVKALGLSKIPVVGGAGGRAAKPPLPHSHGRHPTSPGEKEPLSDEGYWDTPSATPTATPDESGLQRNESMALSRDSCSGDHLYDLYNDPEEEGDHGRDGDLNSTPSPTTEYKLSPTSQTTPPSSSSSSSFRSMKGSTSLPRESKIPVSTRQTPPSPPHSVSQSALSSVLEAETPPPKTQAPAPARTRIPVSRVPVRRSGNKPGNTTRVTAQKK; encoded by the coding sequence ATGGAGGTGCAATCGGAGTGTGTGGAGCCTCCTGTGGCCCCTCAGTGTGACCCCCAGCCTACGGGGAAGATCAACAAAGCTGCCTTCAAACTCTTCGGAAAGCGACGCACTGGCTCTGGGATGGCcagcttcttctccttcaggaaCAAAGGGGCCACAAACAGCGGAAACAACGGGAATTCAGACAATGGGAATTCTTTGAATGGAAACAGCTCAGCAGCATCGGTGGAGCTTGTGAGGAGCAAAACGCACGATGGACTAACAAGCTCCAACAACGATGCTGatggacagagaggggagggactTGGAGGCCTGGAGGCAGGACCGGTGAGGTCTCTAAGCAAATCGCTGagtttcttctctcttcttcgACGTGGGAGTTTTAGGTCGAGTGAAAATGGAGGGGCGGGGCTTGTCAGAAGAGGGAGGGGCCTGAAGGGATTTTTTAGCAGCATGCGATGGAGACgtaaagagaaaacaaatgagGAAGCTGAAGATGTGGAAGGTAAGAAGGAAAAGGATGGGGATAATGCTGAGTCTGATAAGGTTAAGGATATTACGCTCACCCTTGAACCACCTCCGCATCATCACCAAGAAGACTGTGGGAATGCCGAAGCAGCATCTAACCTTCAAGCACCAGAGACTCCCACCACTAGTGTTACCATGACACCTCCACACTGTGTTGCCATGTCAGGACTATCTGGTGAGCCAGATTCCCCCTTTCCTTACACACCCACAGACTCTCCATTACATCCTGCCATTCAGAAAGCCAAAGCCTCCATTTCCAGCCTTACCCCTTCCCTTGCTACGCCCCCTTTGGATCGCTGCAGCACAGGTGACCCACCCTCAGAGCCTTCAGTGGACCgactctgctctctcctcttcacTGACGTCACATCGCTTAAGAGCTTTGATTCACTCACAGGCTGTGGTGACATTATTGCTGACGCTGATGAAGAGGGGCCAGCGGGTAATGGGGGCAGtggcaccagcagcagcagcagtgggggaggtggggggagtGTGGGAGCAAGTATTGGTAGAGCTGTTGGCATCACATCTCGTGGCTCCCCAACAAAACCCCCTGTGCCCTCTCAGCCTATGTTTTCCCCAACCTCAGCATCTGCCTCCCTTCCAGCCCGAACACGGGCACCTCCTCCCCCGCAGCAGCACCCTGCTGGTAGTGGTGTGGTGGCCTACATGGGTGGAGGTGAAGAAATGGCAAGTCCAGAAGGAGTGGATGATGCTGATATGCAGGGACTATGGCACATGTTACCTTCCACAGGAGACAACTCGCCTGCACTGCCCCGGTCACATCAACCTTCCTCCAATGCCCCCACTTCCACTTATCCCCCTCGTGCTACACCTGCCAGCAGCCACCATCCTTTAGCCTCCAGGAGCTCAGACAAAAAGGTACCCCAGGTGAAGGCATTAGGACTCAGTAAAATTCCAGTGGTTGGTGGAGCAGGAGGCCGGGCAGCTAAACCCCCCCTTCCTCACTCACATGGCCGCCATCCTACATCACCTGGTGAAAAAGAGCCACTAAGTGATGAGGGTTACTGGGACACACCCTCAGCAACACCCACAGCAACACCTGACGAGAGTGGGCTTCAGCGTAACGAGTCGATGGCCCTGTCACGTGACAGTTGCTCTGGAGACCACCTGTACGACCTCTACAATGAtcctgaagaggaaggagaccACGGGAGGGATGGGGATCTAAACAGCACTCCTTCTCCAACAACTGAATACAAATTGAGCCCCACCTCCCAAACaactcctccttcctcctcctcctcttcctccttcagatCAATGAAAGGCAGCACCAGCCTTCCTCGAGAATCCAAGATCCCAGTAAGCACCAGACAAAccccaccttctcctcctcactctgtAAGCCAGTCAGCCCTGTCTTCTGTTCTAGAGGCTGAGACTCCTCCACCAAAGACCCAAGCGCCTGCTCCGGCTCGCACCAGAATCCCTGTATCCAGAGTGCCTGTTCGTCGCTCTGGAAACAAACCTGGTAACACAACAAGGGTGACTGCCCAAAAGAAGTAG
- the nup58 gene encoding nucleoporin p58/p45 isoform X1, with protein sequence MSGFNFGSGTLGSTNTGGGFAFGPGTSAPAANTGGFSFGSALGAAAAAAAAATGSTTSTTQSLGSLFGQKSAGGFSLNTPASSAAAPTSGLTLGAPATTAANTGFSFAFNKPTASATPFSLTTTTTSSTAPAGAGLTFGSVLTSTAPQQPAATGFTLGLGGTTTTTAASTGPSLGGSLFSSTASTGLGQTTLGGGGGLAFGSLLATSTAAPAAPAPSLGLGGVDFSTSSENKSDTSSGANAQDSKALKDENLPPVICQDVENFQKFVKEQKQVQEDISRMSSKAISKVQDDIKSLKQLLSVSASGLQRQALAIDKLKLETAQELKNADIALRTQKTPPGLQHENTAPSDYFRSLVEQFEVQLQQYRQQIEELENHLTTQSAGSHITPQDLTMAMQKLYQTFVAQAAQLQSVHENVKILKHQYLSYRRAFLEDSTDVFESKRASNRKWQSAPRVTTGPAPFSSVPNAAAVAMAATLTQQQQPTPGTQAPLGAGFGNPFASAVGTSLGSSTLGGFGAGPGFGGVGTGGSSFAFSSTNKPTGGSLSAGFGSSSSSGFNFSNPGINPSAGLTFGVSNQPAPGFGTGAPLLQLKKPPAGNKRGKR encoded by the exons ATGTCGGGCTTTAACTTTGGATCAGGCACTCTTGGCTCCACCAATACGGGTGGAGGTTTCGCATTTGGACCCGGAACCAG TGCACCTGCAGCCAACACAGGTGGCTTCTCTTTCGGGTCAGCCTtgggtgctgcagcagcagcagcagccgccgccaCTGgctccaccaccagcaccacccaGTCTCTTGGCAGTCTTTTTGGTCAAAAATCCGCTGGAGGATTCTCTTTAAATACACCTGCCTCAA gTGCTGCTGCGCCTACTTCAGGGCTCACTTTAG gtGCCCCAGCTACTACAGCTGCCAACACTGGCTTTAGCTTTGCCTTCAACAAGCCCACTGCCTCAGCAACACCCTTCTCCctcaccaccactaccacctcCTCAACAGCCCCTGCTGGGGCAGGTTTAACGTTTGGCTCTGTCCTGACATCTAcagctccacagcagcctgcagcaaCAGGCTTCACTCTAGGTCTCGGTGgcacaacaaccaccacagcGGCCTCAACAGGTCCATCACTGGGTGGAAGTCTCTTCTCCAGCACTGCTTCCACAG GTTTGGGTCAGACCACActtggaggaggaggcgggttAGCGTTTGGTTCTCTTTTGGCtacctccacagcagcaccagcagcccCTGCACCAAGTCTTGGCTTGGGTGGTGTCGACTTCAGCACATCATCTGAAAATAAAAGTGACACATCATCTGGAGCAAATGCACA GGACAGTAAAGCTTTAAAAGATGAGAACCTTCCCCCAGTCATTTGCCAGGATGTTGAGAATTTTCA GAAATTTGTGAAAGAGCAGAAGCAAGTTCAGGAGGACATCAGCAGGATGTCGTCAAAGGCTATTTCTAAGGTCCAAGATGACATCAAGAGCCTTAAGCAGCTTCTTTCTGTTAGCGCCAGCGGGTTGCAGCGCCAAGCATTGGCCATTGACAAATTAAAACTGGAGACGGCACAG GAGCTGAAAAATGCTGATATAGCACTGCGCACACAAAAGACACCTCCTGGACTTCAGCATGAAAACACGGCACCATCAGA ttaTTTCCGTAGCTTGGTAGAGCAGTTTGAGGTGCAGTTACAGCAGTACAGGCAACAGATTGAAGAGCTGGAGAACCACCTCACAACACAAAGCGCTGGCTCCCACATCACTCCTCagg aTCTGACCATGGCAATGCAAAAGTTGTACCAAACATTTGTTGCACAGGCTGCCCAGCTCCAGTCTGTCCATGAAAATGTCAAG ATTTTGAAGCACCAGTACCTTTCCTACCGCAGAGCCTTCCTGGAAGACTCCACGGATGTTTTTGAGTCCAAACGGGCGTCTAACAGAAAATGGCAGAGTGCGCCGCGAGTAACGACTGGCCCCGCCCCGTTCTCCAGTGTGCCcaatgctgcagctgttgccatggcagccaCGTTGACCCAACAACAGCAGCCAACTCCAG GGACCCAGGCACCCTTGGGGGCAGGGTTTGGAAACCCCTTTGCCTCAGCAGTGGGCACTAGCTTGGGCTCCTCTACACTTGGAG GTTTTGGTGCTGGGCCAGGATTTGGTGGGGTGGGGACTGGGGGGTCTTCTTTTGCCTTCTCTTCCACCAATAAGCCCACAGGAGGCAGTCTGAGTGCag GTTttggtagcagcagcagctcaggcttTAACTTCAGTAACCCTGGCATCAACCCGTCGGCAGGCTTAACCTTTGGCGTATCTAACCAGCCTGCTCCAGGCTTTGGCACAGGAGCACCCCTGCTCCAGCTGAAGAAACCTCCTGCTGGTAATAAGAGAGGAAAGAGATAG
- the mtmr6 gene encoding phosphatidylinositol-3,5-bisphosphate 3-phosphatase MTMR6 yields MEHIRTPKVEQVRLLDRFSNKSTNGTLYLTATHLIFVESSSNSSASAGQEIWILHHHIASVEKLSLTTTGCPLVIQCRNFRVVHFVLQRERDCHDIYSSLLRLLRPVCYEELYAFSYNPKQNDQQREEGWQLIDLGAEFERMGVPCDQWQLTDVNRDYKVCETYPRDLYVPITASKPIIVGSSKFRSKGRFPVLTYFYQEKKAAVCRCSQPLSGFSARCLEDESMLQAISKANHNSRFVYVMDTRPKLNALANRAAGKGYENEDNYSNIRFQFVGIENIHVMRSSLQKLLEVIGSKSLSMSDYLVGLESSGWLRHIKAVVDAAVVLTKAVTVEGASVLVHCSDGWDRTAQVCALGTLLMDPYYRTIKGFMVLIEKDWISFGHKFADRCDQLDGDPKEVSPIFTQFLECVWQLSEQFPQAFEFSEWFLLQIHEHVHSCQYGNFLGNNQRQREDLQLRERTHSLWAFLMSEKQNYLNPFYSPAYSEEHPVLEPSTLPYNFKFWRNMYHQFDRSMHPRQSILKAILTLKENSRKAESTLQALEARLQQLGVTPVVTSDPPAPPPTRDQLSSSNALPLRPDSLILGAPISHKEVQRHGEEDDEQEEVGEEATESTDTERTVEGSSGTESRKQSYGELEGTYNSDLAKEEPGVVSLEFGVARMTC; encoded by the exons ATGGAGCATATCCGAACGCCAAAG gtggagcaggtgcGGCTGTTGGATCGCTTCAGCAACAAATCCACGAATGGCACACTGTATCTCACAGCCACACATCTCATCTTTGTGGAGAGCAGCTCCAACAGCTCAGCCTCTGCTGGACAGGAGATCTGG ATTTTGCACCACCATATAGCCTCTGTGGAGAAGCTCTCCCTGACCACCACAGGCTGTCCTCTGGTCATTCAGTGTCGCAACTTCAGGGTGGTTCATTTTGTgttacagagagaaagagactgtCACGACATCTATAGCTCGCTCCTTCGTCTTCTACGTCCAG TATGCTATGAGGAGCTCTATGCGTTCTCCTACAACCCCAAACAAAATGatcagcagagggaggaaggatgGCAGCTCATTGATCTCGGGGCGGAGTTTGAGAGGATGGGGGTCCCCTGTGATCAATGGCAGCTTACCGACGTCAACAGAGACTACAAG gTGTGTGAGACATATCCACGGGACCTGTATGTTCCCATCACCGCCAGTAAGCCTATCATTGTGGGCAGTTCAAAGTTCAGAAGCAAAGGACGCTTTCCTGTACTCACATATTTCTATCAAGAGAAGAAG GCAGCAGTGTGTCGATGCAGTCAACCTCTTTCTGGATTCAGTGCAAGATGCCTAGAGGATGAAAGCATGCTGCAGGCCATCAGCAAAGCCAATCACAACAGCCGATTTGTTTATGTCATGGACACGAGGCCGAAG TTGAACGCTCTAGCTAACCGAGCAGCAGGCAAAGGCTACGAGAACGAGGACAACTATTCAAACATCCGCTTCCAGTTCGTTGGCATTGAAAACATCCATGTGATGAGGTCCAGCCTGCAGAAATTGCTAGAAG tgattGGATCCAAGTCCCTTTCTATGAGTGACTACCTGGTGGGACTAGAAAGCAGTGGGTGGCTGCGACATATCAAGGCTGTAGTAGACGCAGCTGTCGTTCTTACAAAG GCGGTGACAGTGGAAGGAGCCAGTGTGTTGGTTCATTGTTCAGATGGATGGGACAGAACCGCTCAAGTGTGCGCCCTGGGCACGTTGCTTATGGACCCCTACTACCGTACCATCAAGGGCTTCATG GTACTGATAGAGAAAGACTGGATCTCATTCGGTCACAAGTTTGCAGACAG GTGTGACCAGTTGGATGGGGATCCAAAGGAGGTGTCTCCTATCTTCACACAGTTCTTGGAATGTGTCTGGCAGCTGTCAGAGCAGTTCCCACAG GCTTTTGAGTTCAGTGAGTGGTTCCTGCTGCAGATCCATGAACATGTCCACTCCTGCCAATATGGAAACTTCCTTGGCAACAatcagaggcagagggaggattTGCA GTTGAGGGAGCGGACTCACTCTCTTTGGGCATTTCTAATGAGTGAAAAGCAGAACTACCTGAATCCATTCTACAGTCCTGCGTACTCTGAAGAGCATCCTGTACTGGAGCCCTCCACCTTGCCCTACAATTTCAA GTTCTGGAGGAACATGTACCACCAGTTTGATCGATCCATGCACCCGCGTCAGTCTATCCTTAAAGCCATTCTTACCCTAAAGGAAAACAGCCGCAAGGCAGAGAGCACACTGCAAGCACTGGAGGCT AGGCTTCAACAGCTTGGTGTGACCCCTGTTGTGACCTCTGATCCCCCTGCACCTCCACCCACCAGAGATCAGCTCTCCAGCTCAAACGCCCTGCCGCTGCGCCCTGACTCCCTCATTCTGGGGGCACCCATCAGCCACAAAGAAGTGCAACGTCACGGGGAGGAGGATGACGAGCAGGAAGAAGTGGGAGAGGAGGCCACGgagagcacagacacagagcggACAGTAGAGGGCAGCAGCGGCACCgagagcaggaagcagagctACGGGGAACTGGAAGGGACATACAACAGTGATCTGGCCAAAGAGGAGCCAGGGGTTGTGAGTCTGGAGTTCGGCGTGGCACGTATGACCTGCTGA
- the nup58 gene encoding nucleoporin p58/p45 isoform X2 yields the protein MSGFNFGSGTLGSTNTGGGFAFGPGTSAPAANTGGFSFGSALGAAAAAAAAATGSTTSTTQSLGSLFGQKSAGGFSLNTPASSAAAPTSGLTLGAPATTAANTGFSFAFNKPTASATPFSLTTTTTSSTAPAGAGLTFGSVLTSTAPQQPAATGFTLGLGGTTTTTAASTGPSLGGSLFSSTASTGLGQTTLGGGGGLAFGSLLATSTAAPAAPAPSLGLGGVDFSTSSENKSDTSSGANAQDSKALKDENLPPVICQDVENFQKFVKEQKQVQEDISRMSSKAISKVQDDIKSLKQLLSVSASGLQRQALAIDKLKLETAQELKNADIALRTQKTPPGLQHENTAPSDYFRSLVEQFEVQLQQYRQQIEELENHLTTQSAGSHITPQDLTMAMQKLYQTFVAQAAQLQSVHENVKILKHQYLSYRRAFLEDSTDVFESKRASNRKWQSAPRVTTGPAPFSSVPNAAAVAMAATLTQQQQPTPGFGAGPGFGGVGTGGSSFAFSSTNKPTGGSLSAGFGSSSSSGFNFSNPGINPSAGLTFGVSNQPAPGFGTGAPLLQLKKPPAGNKRGKR from the exons ATGTCGGGCTTTAACTTTGGATCAGGCACTCTTGGCTCCACCAATACGGGTGGAGGTTTCGCATTTGGACCCGGAACCAG TGCACCTGCAGCCAACACAGGTGGCTTCTCTTTCGGGTCAGCCTtgggtgctgcagcagcagcagcagccgccgccaCTGgctccaccaccagcaccacccaGTCTCTTGGCAGTCTTTTTGGTCAAAAATCCGCTGGAGGATTCTCTTTAAATACACCTGCCTCAA gTGCTGCTGCGCCTACTTCAGGGCTCACTTTAG gtGCCCCAGCTACTACAGCTGCCAACACTGGCTTTAGCTTTGCCTTCAACAAGCCCACTGCCTCAGCAACACCCTTCTCCctcaccaccactaccacctcCTCAACAGCCCCTGCTGGGGCAGGTTTAACGTTTGGCTCTGTCCTGACATCTAcagctccacagcagcctgcagcaaCAGGCTTCACTCTAGGTCTCGGTGgcacaacaaccaccacagcGGCCTCAACAGGTCCATCACTGGGTGGAAGTCTCTTCTCCAGCACTGCTTCCACAG GTTTGGGTCAGACCACActtggaggaggaggcgggttAGCGTTTGGTTCTCTTTTGGCtacctccacagcagcaccagcagcccCTGCACCAAGTCTTGGCTTGGGTGGTGTCGACTTCAGCACATCATCTGAAAATAAAAGTGACACATCATCTGGAGCAAATGCACA GGACAGTAAAGCTTTAAAAGATGAGAACCTTCCCCCAGTCATTTGCCAGGATGTTGAGAATTTTCA GAAATTTGTGAAAGAGCAGAAGCAAGTTCAGGAGGACATCAGCAGGATGTCGTCAAAGGCTATTTCTAAGGTCCAAGATGACATCAAGAGCCTTAAGCAGCTTCTTTCTGTTAGCGCCAGCGGGTTGCAGCGCCAAGCATTGGCCATTGACAAATTAAAACTGGAGACGGCACAG GAGCTGAAAAATGCTGATATAGCACTGCGCACACAAAAGACACCTCCTGGACTTCAGCATGAAAACACGGCACCATCAGA ttaTTTCCGTAGCTTGGTAGAGCAGTTTGAGGTGCAGTTACAGCAGTACAGGCAACAGATTGAAGAGCTGGAGAACCACCTCACAACACAAAGCGCTGGCTCCCACATCACTCCTCagg aTCTGACCATGGCAATGCAAAAGTTGTACCAAACATTTGTTGCACAGGCTGCCCAGCTCCAGTCTGTCCATGAAAATGTCAAG ATTTTGAAGCACCAGTACCTTTCCTACCGCAGAGCCTTCCTGGAAGACTCCACGGATGTTTTTGAGTCCAAACGGGCGTCTAACAGAAAATGGCAGAGTGCGCCGCGAGTAACGACTGGCCCCGCCCCGTTCTCCAGTGTGCCcaatgctgcagctgttgccatggcagccaCGTTGACCCAACAACAGCAGCCAACTCCAG GTTTTGGTGCTGGGCCAGGATTTGGTGGGGTGGGGACTGGGGGGTCTTCTTTTGCCTTCTCTTCCACCAATAAGCCCACAGGAGGCAGTCTGAGTGCag GTTttggtagcagcagcagctcaggcttTAACTTCAGTAACCCTGGCATCAACCCGTCGGCAGGCTTAACCTTTGGCGTATCTAACCAGCCTGCTCCAGGCTTTGGCACAGGAGCACCCCTGCTCCAGCTGAAGAAACCTCCTGCTGGTAATAAGAGAGGAAAGAGATAG
- the nup58 gene encoding nucleoporin p58/p45 isoform X3 produces the protein MSGFNFGSGTLGSTNTGGGFAFGPGTSAPAANTGGFSFGSALGAAAAAAAAATGSTTSTTQSLGSLFGQKSAGGFSLNTPASSAAAPTSGLTLGAPATTAANTGFSFAFNKPTASATPFSLTTTTTSSTAPAGAGLTFGSVLTSTAPQQPAATGFTLGLGGTTTTTAASTGPSLGGSLFSSTASTGLGQTTLGGGGGLAFGSLLATSTAAPAAPAPSLGLGGVDFSTSSENKSDTSSGANAQDSKALKDENLPPVICQDVENFQKFVKEQKQVQEDISRMSSKAISKVQDDIKSLKQLLSVSASGLQRQALAIDKLKLETAQELKNADIALRTQKTPPGLQHENTAPSDYFRSLVEQFEVQLQQYRQQIEELENHLTTQSAGSHITPQDLTMAMQKLYQTFVAQAAQLQSVHENVKILKHQYLSYRRAFLEDSTDVFESKRASNRKWQSAPRVTTGPAPFSSVPNAAAVAMAATLTQQQQPTPGFGSSSSSGFNFSNPGINPSAGLTFGVSNQPAPGFGTGAPLLQLKKPPAGNKRGKR, from the exons ATGTCGGGCTTTAACTTTGGATCAGGCACTCTTGGCTCCACCAATACGGGTGGAGGTTTCGCATTTGGACCCGGAACCAG TGCACCTGCAGCCAACACAGGTGGCTTCTCTTTCGGGTCAGCCTtgggtgctgcagcagcagcagcagccgccgccaCTGgctccaccaccagcaccacccaGTCTCTTGGCAGTCTTTTTGGTCAAAAATCCGCTGGAGGATTCTCTTTAAATACACCTGCCTCAA gTGCTGCTGCGCCTACTTCAGGGCTCACTTTAG gtGCCCCAGCTACTACAGCTGCCAACACTGGCTTTAGCTTTGCCTTCAACAAGCCCACTGCCTCAGCAACACCCTTCTCCctcaccaccactaccacctcCTCAACAGCCCCTGCTGGGGCAGGTTTAACGTTTGGCTCTGTCCTGACATCTAcagctccacagcagcctgcagcaaCAGGCTTCACTCTAGGTCTCGGTGgcacaacaaccaccacagcGGCCTCAACAGGTCCATCACTGGGTGGAAGTCTCTTCTCCAGCACTGCTTCCACAG GTTTGGGTCAGACCACActtggaggaggaggcgggttAGCGTTTGGTTCTCTTTTGGCtacctccacagcagcaccagcagcccCTGCACCAAGTCTTGGCTTGGGTGGTGTCGACTTCAGCACATCATCTGAAAATAAAAGTGACACATCATCTGGAGCAAATGCACA GGACAGTAAAGCTTTAAAAGATGAGAACCTTCCCCCAGTCATTTGCCAGGATGTTGAGAATTTTCA GAAATTTGTGAAAGAGCAGAAGCAAGTTCAGGAGGACATCAGCAGGATGTCGTCAAAGGCTATTTCTAAGGTCCAAGATGACATCAAGAGCCTTAAGCAGCTTCTTTCTGTTAGCGCCAGCGGGTTGCAGCGCCAAGCATTGGCCATTGACAAATTAAAACTGGAGACGGCACAG GAGCTGAAAAATGCTGATATAGCACTGCGCACACAAAAGACACCTCCTGGACTTCAGCATGAAAACACGGCACCATCAGA ttaTTTCCGTAGCTTGGTAGAGCAGTTTGAGGTGCAGTTACAGCAGTACAGGCAACAGATTGAAGAGCTGGAGAACCACCTCACAACACAAAGCGCTGGCTCCCACATCACTCCTCagg aTCTGACCATGGCAATGCAAAAGTTGTACCAAACATTTGTTGCACAGGCTGCCCAGCTCCAGTCTGTCCATGAAAATGTCAAG ATTTTGAAGCACCAGTACCTTTCCTACCGCAGAGCCTTCCTGGAAGACTCCACGGATGTTTTTGAGTCCAAACGGGCGTCTAACAGAAAATGGCAGAGTGCGCCGCGAGTAACGACTGGCCCCGCCCCGTTCTCCAGTGTGCCcaatgctgcagctgttgccatggcagccaCGTTGACCCAACAACAGCAGCCAACTCCAG GTTttggtagcagcagcagctcaggcttTAACTTCAGTAACCCTGGCATCAACCCGTCGGCAGGCTTAACCTTTGGCGTATCTAACCAGCCTGCTCCAGGCTTTGGCACAGGAGCACCCCTGCTCCAGCTGAAGAAACCTCCTGCTGGTAATAAGAGAGGAAAGAGATAG
- the LOC114453488 gene encoding beta-1,4-galactosyltransferase 1-like → MLKKLFSFVAVFALLSLACFALFLFYNKYASFSFPTMQHSVESKNGTYWVLKQHVEQLWGNVRVRNVTQKVTEKTNPTTKALERCPDTPPNLVGPLLVEFNVDRTMEHARKAANSFIQQGGRYKPKECIAQQKVAIIIPFRNRHEHLIHWLYYLHPILMRQQLDYCVYVINQDGEGVFNRAKLMNAGYMEALKEYDYECFVFSDIDLVPLDDRNLYRCFNNPRHLAVAMDKFNYHLPYNTYFGGVSSLSKEQYLKINGFPNTYWGWGGEDDDIYRRVIFRGMSISRPDSVTGKYKMIKHNRDKHNDPNPKNPGKLSHTQSTMDQDGINTLKYTVKDIKKDLLYTFITVDIEAPPS, encoded by the exons ATGTTGAAGAAACTTTTCAGCTTCGTGGCAGTTTTTGCTCTCCTCAGCCTGGCgtgttttgctctttttttattcTACAACAAATATGCAAGTTTCTCTTTTCCCACCATGCAACATTCTGTGGAAAGTAAAAATGGAACTTACTGGGTGCTAAAGCAACATGTTGAGCAGCTGTGGGGAAACGTGAGGGTAAGAAATGTCACCCAAAAAGTGACAGAGAAGACAAACCCAACAACCAAGGCTTTGGAGCGCTGCCCTGACACCCCTCCAAACCTTGTGGGTCCTCTTCTTGTGGAGTTTAATGTTGACCGGACTATGGAACACGCCAGAAAGGCGGCCAATTCTTTTATTCAACAGGGAGGAAGGTACAAGCCGAAAGAATGTATCGCTCAGCAGAAG GTTGCAATCATCATCCCGTTCCGTAATCGACATGAGCACCTGATCCACTGGCTTTATTACCTTCATCCTATACTGATGAGGCAGCAATTGGACTACTGCGTGTATGTTATCAACCAGGATGGAGAAGGAGTGTTCAACCGGGCTAAACTGATGAATGCAGGCTATATGGAGGCACTCAAAGAATACGACTATGAGTGCTTCGTCTTCTCTGACATCGACCTGGTTCCTCTAGACGACCGTAACCTCTACAGATGCTTTAACAATCCACGACATTTGGCTGTGGCTATGGACAAGTTTAACTACCACTTACCTTACAACACCTATTTTGGTGGGGTGTCTTCATTGTCTAAGGAGCAGTACTTGAAAATTAATGGCTTCCCAAACACTTACTGGGGCTGGGGTGGCGAGGACGACGATATCTACAGACGCGTCATCTTTCGTGGAATGTCCATTTCTCGGCCTGACTCTGTGACTGGAAAGTACAAGATGATTAAACACAATCGAGACAAGCACAACGACCCTAATCCAAAGAATCCTGGCAAACTGAGCCACACCCAATCAACCATGGATCAAGATGGGATTAATACTCTGAAATACACAGTCAAAGATATCAAGAAGGACTTATTGTACACCTTTATCACTGTGGATATTGaagctccaccaagctga